One region of Pseudobacteroides sp. genomic DNA includes:
- a CDS encoding flavodoxin family protein — protein MKILAINGSPNRNGSTAKLIEMVLDVCKEAGAQCESLHMEDYVVGECSACIKNLKDCEYCQGEEDDFMQLKAKMLDADGIVIGSPYYSGKPTVPIKIFINRIAFTCVNNRFFENKYIVGVSSSAVSNSKKIAKFCATLGHSSFMGNGIVSGLFYESTVDKVVMGDLADNEELKEKAKSIGLNLIQDIRSKRKAKFFRLKRIIFTKWIKMLCVKIIRMFDKMSIRFRKFAEEQGWVKKINKIED, from the coding sequence ATGAAAATTCTTGCTATAAACGGTAGTCCAAATAGGAACGGTTCTACAGCAAAACTGATTGAGATGGTATTAGATGTATGTAAGGAAGCAGGTGCTCAATGTGAAAGTCTGCATATGGAGGACTATGTTGTAGGGGAATGCTCTGCATGCATAAAAAATTTAAAGGATTGTGAGTACTGTCAGGGTGAGGAAGATGATTTTATGCAGTTAAAGGCAAAAATGCTTGATGCTGACGGTATTGTTATAGGCAGTCCATACTATAGTGGTAAACCCACTGTACCTATCAAAATATTTATAAACAGAATAGCATTTACATGTGTTAATAATAGGTTTTTCGAGAATAAATATATAGTCGGGGTGTCTTCAAGTGCTGTAAGCAATAGTAAAAAGATAGCAAAATTTTGTGCTACATTAGGACACAGTAGCTTTATGGGTAATGGTATAGTATCAGGTTTGTTTTATGAAAGTACTGTAGATAAAGTGGTTATGGGAGATCTTGCTGACAATGAAGAGCTTAAAGAAAAGGCAAAATCCATTGGATTAAATCTTATCCAGGATATCCGGTCTAAGAGAAAAGCAAAATTCTTCAGACTCAAAAGAATAATTTTTACCAAGTGGATTAAGATGCTTTGTGTAAAGATTATCAGGATGTTCGACAAAATGTCGATACGGTTTAGAAAATTCGCGGAAGAGCAGGGCTGGGTCAAGAAGATAAATAAGATTGAAGATTAA
- a CDS encoding stalk domain-containing protein — protein sequence MKRITSVFLVFAILSLSLVAFSASSQITVFVMGDKLDFKDAAPFIENGRTLVPFRAIAEALGADVGWDNATRTVTITKENSGASDTNSVDGTNGTVNNTKTIKLVIGAPKAEVNGRQVELDVPAKITGSRTYVPLRFVSEALEMGVLWDAKTKKINIEMPEIYITLDKAVAEVGDLVKATINVKDFYGFAGYQINLKYDPEVLQPIDTTTNGAFSDQSLPDEGTLLKGKFSPVNMPAIPDKDKGTITYGTTYMNIEGYKNSKVSESTGSIAVFTFKVLKKQPATISFENSKAMTNAKEGTMLFNWDGTSLSNYKVKFSETLNK from the coding sequence ATGAAAAGGATCACTTCTGTATTTCTTGTTTTTGCAATTTTGTCATTAAGTTTAGTTGCTTTTTCTGCAAGCTCGCAAATTACAGTTTTCGTAATGGGGGACAAGCTGGATTTTAAAGATGCGGCTCCATTCATTGAAAACGGAAGGACGCTGGTTCCGTTCAGAGCTATTGCAGAAGCTTTGGGTGCGGATGTTGGCTGGGATAATGCAACCAGGACAGTTACCATAACAAAAGAAAATTCAGGTGCTTCAGATACAAACAGTGTTGATGGAACTAACGGTACAGTAAATAACACAAAAACTATAAAATTGGTGATTGGTGCTCCTAAAGCTGAAGTCAACGGAAGACAAGTTGAACTGGATGTTCCTGCTAAGATCACAGGCAGCCGTACATATGTGCCTCTTCGCTTTGTTAGTGAAGCATTGGAAATGGGTGTTTTGTGGGATGCGAAAACCAAGAAGATAAATATTGAAATGCCAGAAATCTATATTACACTGGATAAAGCCGTGGCAGAGGTTGGAGATTTGGTTAAGGCAACTATTAATGTTAAAGATTTCTACGGATTTGCTGGATACCAGATAAACCTAAAATACGATCCTGAAGTATTGCAACCTATAGATACTACAACAAACGGTGCCTTCTCGGATCAATCTCTTCCGGATGAAGGGACCCTTCTTAAGGGAAAGTTCTCGCCTGTAAATATGCCTGCAATTCCTGATAAAGACAAAGGAACTATAACTTATGGAACTACATACATGAATATTGAGGGATATAAAAACAGCAAAGTTTCAGAATCAACAGGTTCAATAGCGGTATTTACGTTTAAGGTATTAAAGAAGCAGCCTGCTACAATAAGCTTTGAAAACTCAAAGGCAATGACAAATGCAAAAGAAGGAACAATGCTTTTCAATTGGGATGGAACTTCTTTGTCAAACTATAAAGTTAAATTCTCTGAAACCCTTAATAAATAA
- a CDS encoding EamA family transporter → MSVFFLALFGMICWGVAPIFAKVGLHNTNPTAGLAIRTLFAAGLISSWVICSGSLSQLKSISGTSWVLIGIEAILATLVGDLAYFAAIKKGEVSFVTIIMSSSPLVTLFCSTIFLGEQLTLMRVGGALLILLGIILIM, encoded by the coding sequence ATGTCAGTTTTTTTTCTAGCATTATTCGGAATGATATGCTGGGGTGTTGCTCCTATTTTTGCAAAGGTTGGGCTTCATAATACCAATCCCACTGCAGGTTTGGCCATAAGAACTTTGTTCGCTGCCGGTTTAATCTCCAGTTGGGTTATATGCAGCGGTTCCCTATCGCAGCTTAAAAGCATTTCCGGAACATCATGGGTTCTAATAGGAATTGAAGCTATTCTTGCAACTCTGGTAGGCGACTTGGCTTATTTTGCTGCAATCAAGAAGGGTGAAGTTTCATTTGTTACAATAATAATGTCTAGTTCCCCCCTTGTTACACTATTCTGTTCAACTATTTTCCTAGGCGAGCAGCTTACCCTGATGAGAGTAGGCGGTGCTCTTCTCATTTTGCTGGGTATAATACTTATAATGTAG